One window of Quercus robur chromosome 5, dhQueRobu3.1, whole genome shotgun sequence genomic DNA carries:
- the LOC126727306 gene encoding transcription factor bHLH112-like isoform X2 has product MAEEFQTGICGGNWWMNPSRSTFTGSSSPCSMALNDTGSYAWSDMVDMKGRPCEETNSVSDSSIVFQDVQKPQQQADSGSGCGSSSILIDSTLQMMGFGLSSSSTTSDWSQALLRNSGRAESNYNSMLQEEMNSRLNYQQERGVDSTQIQKNWSPKNLSNGGDQQDNSSITAFKSSVSQDFSLDTVSSSTGNCTVTCQGLSTSFPVGSASYGYPSTLIQSLFDPDPQPQQSLFNNRSLSYSSTTNFGANTNELSPTWPRFAPFLPKQQPCGLHFTNNTPFWNASTAVATAGLNDSIRAGVFPSPPSQYLVPTFEEKPKCSNHTTKPISEDVQDSVSVVKKSVNEPVFKRPRIETPSPLPTFKVRKEKLGDRITALQQLVSPFGKTDTASVLHEAIEYIKFLHDQVLSTPYMKNGTPIQHQQGSDKLDSEGPKQDLRTRGLCLVPISSTYPVANETTADFWTPTFGGTFRSYNIAVLYQS; this is encoded by the exons ATGGCAGAGGAATTTCAGACTGGGATTTGTGGAGGCAACTGGTGGATGAATCCATCTAGAAGCACTTTCACAGGAAGCTCATCGCCATGTTCCATGGCACTCAATGACACTGGAAGCTATGCATGGTCTGATATGGTGGACATGAAGGGAAGGCCATGTGAGGAAACTAATTCAGTCTCTGATAGCTCCATAGTTTTCCAAGATGTTCAGAAGCCTCAACAACAGGCTGATTCAGGCAGTGGCTGTGGCAGTAGTAGTATCTTGATTGATTCCACACTTCAAATGATGGGTTTTGGCCTTTCATCATCTTCAACAACATCCGATTGGAGTCAAGCTTTGCT TCGGAATAGTGGAAGAGCTGAGAGCAATTATAATTCTATGCTTCAAGAAGAAATGAATTCAAGGTTGAATTACCAACAAGAAAGAGGAGTAGATTCTACTCAAATCCAAAAGAATTGGAGCCCAAAAAACCTCTCTAATGGAGGTGATCAACAAGATAATTCATCCATCACTGCTTTTAAGTCATCTGTAAGTCAAGACTTTTCATTGGACACTGTCAGTAGCTCTACAGGCAACTGTACAGTGACTTGCCAGGGCTTATCCACAAGCTTTCCTGTGGGATCAGCTTCTTATGGATACCCTTCAACATTGATACAAAGTTTATTTGATCCTGACCCTCAACCACAGCAATCTCTATTCAACAATAGGTCTCTGAGCTATTCATCCACCACTAATTTTGGTGCCAACACCAATGAATTATCACCTACTTGGCCTAGGTTTGCTCCCTTTTTGCCAAAGCAACAACCTTGTGGCTTGCACTTCACTAATAACACACCCTTTTGGAATGCCTCCACTGCCGTGGCCACGGCGGGTCTAAATGACAGTATTCGAGCTGGGGTTTTTCCTTCACCACCATCACAATATCTAGTACCAACATTTGAAGAGAAACCCAAGTGTTCCAACCACACGACAAAg CCTATCAGTGAAGATGTTCAAGACTCGGTTTCAGTGGTGAAGAAAAGTGTCAATGAACCTGTATTCAAAAGGCCTAGAATTGAAACCCCATCACCATTACCAACTTTTAAG GTTCGGAAAGAGAAACTAGGGGACCGAATAACTGCACTCCAACAATTGGTTTCACCTTTCGGAAAg ACTGATACAGCCTCCGTTCTCCACGAAGCTATTGAGTACATCAAGTTCCTCCATGATCAA GTTTTAAGTACTCCATATATGAAAAATGGAACTCCAATTCAACACCAACAG GGTTCTGATAAATTGGACTCAGAAGGCCCAAAACAAGATCTAAGGACCCGAGGACTTTGCTTGGTTCCAATTTCAAGCACATATCCAGTTGCTAATGAGACTACAGCTGATTTTTGGACACCAACATTTGGCGGAACATTCAG AAGCTACAATATTGCCGTGCTGTACCAGTCATGA
- the LOC126727306 gene encoding transcription factor bHLH112-like isoform X1, giving the protein MAEEFQTGICGGNWWMNPSRSTFTGSSSPCSMALNDTGSYAWSDMVDMKGRPCEETNSVSDSSIVFQDVQKPQQQADSGSGCGSSSILIDSTLQMMGFGLSSSSTTSDWSQALLRNSGRAESNYNSMLQEEMNSRLNYQQERGVDSTQIQKNWSPKNLSNGGDQQDNSSITAFKSSVSQDFSLDTVSSSTGNCTVTCQGLSTSFPVGSASYGYPSTLIQSLFDPDPQPQQSLFNNRSLSYSSTTNFGANTNELSPTWPRFAPFLPKQQPCGLHFTNNTPFWNASTAVATAGLNDSIRAGVFPSPPSQYLVPTFEEKPKCSNHTTKPISEDVQDSVSVVKKSVNEPVFKRPRIETPSPLPTFKVRKEKLGDRITALQQLVSPFGKTDTASVLHEAIEYIKFLHDQVSVLSTPYMKNGTPIQHQQGSDKLDSEGPKQDLRTRGLCLVPISSTYPVANETTADFWTPTFGGTFRSYNIAVLYQS; this is encoded by the exons ATGGCAGAGGAATTTCAGACTGGGATTTGTGGAGGCAACTGGTGGATGAATCCATCTAGAAGCACTTTCACAGGAAGCTCATCGCCATGTTCCATGGCACTCAATGACACTGGAAGCTATGCATGGTCTGATATGGTGGACATGAAGGGAAGGCCATGTGAGGAAACTAATTCAGTCTCTGATAGCTCCATAGTTTTCCAAGATGTTCAGAAGCCTCAACAACAGGCTGATTCAGGCAGTGGCTGTGGCAGTAGTAGTATCTTGATTGATTCCACACTTCAAATGATGGGTTTTGGCCTTTCATCATCTTCAACAACATCCGATTGGAGTCAAGCTTTGCT TCGGAATAGTGGAAGAGCTGAGAGCAATTATAATTCTATGCTTCAAGAAGAAATGAATTCAAGGTTGAATTACCAACAAGAAAGAGGAGTAGATTCTACTCAAATCCAAAAGAATTGGAGCCCAAAAAACCTCTCTAATGGAGGTGATCAACAAGATAATTCATCCATCACTGCTTTTAAGTCATCTGTAAGTCAAGACTTTTCATTGGACACTGTCAGTAGCTCTACAGGCAACTGTACAGTGACTTGCCAGGGCTTATCCACAAGCTTTCCTGTGGGATCAGCTTCTTATGGATACCCTTCAACATTGATACAAAGTTTATTTGATCCTGACCCTCAACCACAGCAATCTCTATTCAACAATAGGTCTCTGAGCTATTCATCCACCACTAATTTTGGTGCCAACACCAATGAATTATCACCTACTTGGCCTAGGTTTGCTCCCTTTTTGCCAAAGCAACAACCTTGTGGCTTGCACTTCACTAATAACACACCCTTTTGGAATGCCTCCACTGCCGTGGCCACGGCGGGTCTAAATGACAGTATTCGAGCTGGGGTTTTTCCTTCACCACCATCACAATATCTAGTACCAACATTTGAAGAGAAACCCAAGTGTTCCAACCACACGACAAAg CCTATCAGTGAAGATGTTCAAGACTCGGTTTCAGTGGTGAAGAAAAGTGTCAATGAACCTGTATTCAAAAGGCCTAGAATTGAAACCCCATCACCATTACCAACTTTTAAG GTTCGGAAAGAGAAACTAGGGGACCGAATAACTGCACTCCAACAATTGGTTTCACCTTTCGGAAAg ACTGATACAGCCTCCGTTCTCCACGAAGCTATTGAGTACATCAAGTTCCTCCATGATCAAGTCAGT GTTTTAAGTACTCCATATATGAAAAATGGAACTCCAATTCAACACCAACAG GGTTCTGATAAATTGGACTCAGAAGGCCCAAAACAAGATCTAAGGACCCGAGGACTTTGCTTGGTTCCAATTTCAAGCACATATCCAGTTGCTAATGAGACTACAGCTGATTTTTGGACACCAACATTTGGCGGAACATTCAG AAGCTACAATATTGCCGTGCTGTACCAGTCATGA
- the LOC126727306 gene encoding transcription factor bHLH112-like isoform X3 produces MAEEFQTGICGGNWWMNPSRSTFTGSSSPCSMALNDTGSYAWSDMVDMKGRPCEETNSVSDSSIVFQDVQKPQQQADSGSGCGSSSILIDSTLQMMGFGLSSSSTTSDWSQALLRNSGRAESNYNSMLQEEMNSRLNYQQERGVDSTQIQKNWSPKNLSNGGDQQDNSSITAFKSSVSQDFSLDTVSSSTGNCTVTCQGLSTSFPVGSASYGYPSTLIQSLFDPDPQPQQSLFNNRSLSYSSTTNFGANTNELSPTWPRFAPFLPKQQPCGLHFTNNTPFWNASTAVATAGLNDSIRAGVFPSPPSQYLVPTFEEKPKCSNHTTKPISEDVQDSVSVVKKSVNEPVFKRPRIETPSPLPTFKVRKEKLGDRITALQQLVSPFGKTDTASVLHEAIEYIKFLHDQVLSTPYMKNGTPIQHQQGSDKLDSEGPKQDLRTRGLCLVPISSTYPVANETTADFWTPTFGGTFR; encoded by the exons ATGGCAGAGGAATTTCAGACTGGGATTTGTGGAGGCAACTGGTGGATGAATCCATCTAGAAGCACTTTCACAGGAAGCTCATCGCCATGTTCCATGGCACTCAATGACACTGGAAGCTATGCATGGTCTGATATGGTGGACATGAAGGGAAGGCCATGTGAGGAAACTAATTCAGTCTCTGATAGCTCCATAGTTTTCCAAGATGTTCAGAAGCCTCAACAACAGGCTGATTCAGGCAGTGGCTGTGGCAGTAGTAGTATCTTGATTGATTCCACACTTCAAATGATGGGTTTTGGCCTTTCATCATCTTCAACAACATCCGATTGGAGTCAAGCTTTGCT TCGGAATAGTGGAAGAGCTGAGAGCAATTATAATTCTATGCTTCAAGAAGAAATGAATTCAAGGTTGAATTACCAACAAGAAAGAGGAGTAGATTCTACTCAAATCCAAAAGAATTGGAGCCCAAAAAACCTCTCTAATGGAGGTGATCAACAAGATAATTCATCCATCACTGCTTTTAAGTCATCTGTAAGTCAAGACTTTTCATTGGACACTGTCAGTAGCTCTACAGGCAACTGTACAGTGACTTGCCAGGGCTTATCCACAAGCTTTCCTGTGGGATCAGCTTCTTATGGATACCCTTCAACATTGATACAAAGTTTATTTGATCCTGACCCTCAACCACAGCAATCTCTATTCAACAATAGGTCTCTGAGCTATTCATCCACCACTAATTTTGGTGCCAACACCAATGAATTATCACCTACTTGGCCTAGGTTTGCTCCCTTTTTGCCAAAGCAACAACCTTGTGGCTTGCACTTCACTAATAACACACCCTTTTGGAATGCCTCCACTGCCGTGGCCACGGCGGGTCTAAATGACAGTATTCGAGCTGGGGTTTTTCCTTCACCACCATCACAATATCTAGTACCAACATTTGAAGAGAAACCCAAGTGTTCCAACCACACGACAAAg CCTATCAGTGAAGATGTTCAAGACTCGGTTTCAGTGGTGAAGAAAAGTGTCAATGAACCTGTATTCAAAAGGCCTAGAATTGAAACCCCATCACCATTACCAACTTTTAAG GTTCGGAAAGAGAAACTAGGGGACCGAATAACTGCACTCCAACAATTGGTTTCACCTTTCGGAAAg ACTGATACAGCCTCCGTTCTCCACGAAGCTATTGAGTACATCAAGTTCCTCCATGATCAA GTTTTAAGTACTCCATATATGAAAAATGGAACTCCAATTCAACACCAACAG GGTTCTGATAAATTGGACTCAGAAGGCCCAAAACAAGATCTAAGGACCCGAGGACTTTGCTTGGTTCCAATTTCAAGCACATATCCAGTTGCTAATGAGACTACAGCTGATTTTTGGACACCAACATTTGGCGGAACATTCAGGTAG